The following are from one region of the Silene latifolia isolate original U9 population chromosome 9, ASM4854445v1, whole genome shotgun sequence genome:
- the LOC141602311 gene encoding protein FAR1-RELATED SEQUENCE 5-like, with protein MTEAHVPPSVQFRVAVAGAGGDAFVGHTKRDHINYVNRLKMKLIEGGDAATLINLMSSRQAEESRYNLICGAFVGINNHWSNVMFGCAFLSNEREESFEWLFNIFNEFMGDDVRPILIFTDQDQAIANAIETVYPQTRHRPCQWHIQQNAISHFGKLKGDRPFQNLFNKCLHGCYSETEFEETWHKMLTEYGLVNHSWFKRFYKHRAKWSTALNNQFFSAGILSSQRSESTNHAMGFQASKTTSVTEFFQIFENTVYTLELFQVFEKEFALSMGTLAVILPIDDPEVLLYRVSPASHDEDDHHVTYDCQNNLTECTCRNFQVKGMLCSHIIRVFHMHSVVEIPDRYILRRWTKFSKTTVWERLLPSDIRRSAAHDAINCRRSMLTAMKYLITKCQNVSDARVVVDKLFIKADEEVELLSKLNMEEDQPTVEVSVPPILDPVRCTTKG; from the exons ATGACTGAAGCGCATGTTCCTCCTTCAGTACAATTCAGGGTTGCTGTGGCGGGGGCTGGGGGTGATGCGTTTGTCGGCCACACAAAGCGAGACCATATTAATTATGTTAACAGATTGAAGATGAAATTAATTGAAGGTGGCGATGCAGCCACTTTAATCAACCTCATGAGTAGTAGGCAAGCGGAGGAGTCGAG GTACAATCTCATATGTGGAGCCTTTGTTGGTATTAATAACCATTGGTCGAATGTCATGTTTGGTTGTGCTTTCCTGTCAAACGAGAGGGAAGAATCATTCGAGTGGTTGTTCAATATTTTCAACGAATTCATGGGTGACGATGTTCGTCCCATTTTGATCTTCACTGACCAAGACCAAGCAATAGCAAACGCCATTGAAACG GTTTATCCACAAACGAGACATCGTCCGTGTCAGTGGCACATTCAACAAAACGCCATATCTCACTTCGGGAAGTTAAAGGGTGATCGTCCGTTCCAGAACCTATTCAACAAATGCCTTCATGGTTGCTACAGTGAGACTGAGTTTGAGGAGACTTGGCATAAAATGTTGACAGAATATGGGTTAGTCAACCATTCATGGTTTAAGAGATTTTACAAACATAGAGCTAAATGGAGCACTGCCTTGAACAATCAATTCTTTTCAGCAGGGATTCTATCGTCCCAAAGGAGTGAGAGCACAAACCATGCGATGGGCTTCCAAGCTTCTAAGACCACTTCCGTTACTGAATTCTTTCAGATATTTGAAAACACG GTTTACACATTGGAACTGTTTCAAGTCTTTGAGAAAGAGTTTGCGCTTTCCATGGGTACTCTTGCTGTTATCCTTCCGATTGATGACCCTGAGGTGTTGTTGTATCGTGTTTCCCCTGCGAGCCACGACGAGGACGACCACCACGTGACTTATGATTGCCAGAACAACCTAACAGAATGTACGTGCCGAAACTTCCAGGTTAAGGGTATGCTTTGCAGTCACATAATTCGTGTCTTCCACATGCATTCTGTTGTCGAGATACCGGACAGGTACATACTACGTAGATGGACCAAATTTTCAAAGACTACAGTGTGGGAGAGGCTCCTCCCAAGCGACATACGCAGAAGTGCCGCTCATGACGCCATCAATTGCCGTCGTTCAATGTTGACGGCTATGAAATACCTCATCACTAAATGTCAGAATGTATCTGATGCAAGAGTTGTCGTGGATAAGCTGTTTATTAAAGCGGATGAGGAGGTGGAATTGTTGTCTAAGCTTAATATGGAGGAAGATCAACCAACCGTAGAAGTGTCCGTGCCTCCGATTCTTGACCCTGTACGTTGTACGACAAAGGGTTAA
- the LOC141602312 gene encoding uncharacterized protein LOC141602312, with protein MDLAITEGNKDHYMRINEKVREFSKAAAIFWRQRSKLRWMVKGDTCTKYFFNWVKGRAGRNLILGIKDCDGTWIYEPERVGRMFHGTFVELFSTSYNATDEGELRITDELLRDMTKKVMNDDADELGHPFPTKEVQRAVFHMGALKSLGPDGYRAFYTRNVGEEFTWNEDFVRQLFSEESANIILAMPICRSRTMDEVYWTHTNKGPAMWKVLVWRIITDTLSIGNNFIQRNIDLDHSCKLYNHDGMVVETMEHLFRDCEVARRIWTCSELGIRTVVCSPIRLAKWIVNWIRYLDKMVDAESRLQDLVEDGPAWIRDSNLIHMIGVPHSCERIRIMVDVGWKSMDVAGIGWVALTGTRSKAFSTFSKALGLQMNASKSEVFFNGVTAQLKEDILAVSGFKEGSMPFRYLEIPMKAGRLNKADCNVLVEKVVQRIRGMGMRKLSYAGRITLIKSVFSTLHTYWAAIFILPKAVLKSINSLCRNYLWDGTAEYLRTPLVGWSKICLPKEEGGLGVKQIHKWNDAAEWETYEPGLDAAWYWKKICKMKTKFAAGFQNGNWILDDKGYSIKSGYEWSRNREPKCQWHKTVWSDWAIPKQSVITWLCMHKALNVRAKLKRIGYTDDDSCVLCGNGVETHDHLFFSVSTKL; from the exons ATGGACTTGGCTATTACTGAAGGTAATAAAGATCACTACATGCGAATTAATGAGAAGGTTAGAGAATTCTCGAAAGCGGCTGCGATTTTTTGGAGACAACGGTCAAAATTAAGATGGATGGTTAAAGGGGATACTTGTACTAAATATTTCTTCAACTGGGTTAAAGGTCGAGCTGGCAGGAATCTTATCCTAGGTATAAAAGATTGTGATGGAACGTGGATTTACGAGCCAGAACGCGTGGGTCGTATGTTTCAtggtacttttgttgaacttttttcTACGAGTTATAATGCTACTGATGAGGGGGAACTAAGGATTACCGATGAACTTTTACGTGATATGACAAAGAAAGTTATGAATGATGATGCGGATGAGTTAGGTCATCCTTTTCCTACTAAGGAAGTACAAAGGGCGGTCTTTCATATGGGAGCGCTTAAATCTCTTGGCCCAGATGGGTACCGGGCATTTTATACCAGAAATGTTG GGGAGGAGTTTACTTGGAATGAAGACTTTGTTAGACAACTTTTCTCTGAAGAGAGTGCGAATATAATCCTGGCCATGCCTATCTGTAGATCCCGGACCATGGATGAGGTGTACTGGACACATACTAATAAGG GGCCAGCTATGTGGAAAGTTCTAGTGTGGAGAATTATTACAGACACACTCTCGATAGGAAATAACTTTATCCAAAGAAATATAGATCTTGATCATAGTTGCAAACTCTATAATCATGATGGAATGGTTGTGGAAACGATGGAACATCTGTTTCGGGACTGTGAAGTTGCTAGGAGAATATGGACGTGTTCTGAGCTTGGTATTAGGACTGTTGTGTGTTCACCCATTAGGTTAGCAAAATGGATTGTAAACTGGATTCGTTACCTCGACAAGATGGTTGATGCGGAGTCTCGTTTG CAAGATTTAGTAGAGGATGGACCCGCGTGGATTCGGGATAGTAATCTTATTCATATGATTGGTGTGCCACACTCATGTGAGCGTATTCGAATTATGGTTGATGTAGGATGGAAATCTATGGATGTTGCGGGTATTGGCTGGGTTGCGCTAACAGGAACTAGGAGCAA AGCATTCTCTACGTTCTCCAAAGCTTTAGGCCTTCAGATGAATGCATCAAAATCTGAAGTCTTCTTCAATGGTGTCACAGCACAGCTTAAAGAAGATATCCTGGCTGTCTCAGGTTTTAAGGAAGGTAGTATGCCCTTCAGATACTTGGAAATACCTATGAAAGCAGGAAGATTAAACAAGGCAGATTGTAATGTTTTGGTTGAGAAAGTGGTACAGAGAATCAGGGGTATGGGGATGAGGAAGCTATCCTATGCAGGAAGGATCACTCTAATCAAATCAGTTTTTAGCACCCTTCATACATACTGGGCAGCAATTTTTATTCTTCCAAAGGCAGTGCTAAAGAGCATAAACAGTTTGTGTAGAAATTACTTGTGGGATGGCACTGCAGAGTACCTGAGAACTCCCCTTGTGGGATGGTCCAAAATATGTTTGCCTAAGGAGGAGGGTGGACTGGGGGTGAAACAAATTCATAAGTGGAATGATGCTGCT GAATGGGAGACTTATGAGCCTGGTTTAGATGCTGCCTGGTACTGGAAGAAGATCTGCaaaatgaaaaccaagtttgcTGCTGGTTTTCAGAATGGGAATTGGATTCTAGATGATAAGGGGTACAGCATCAAGAGTGGCTATGAATGGAGCAGAAATAGAGAACCTAAATGTCAATGGCATAAAACTGTATGGAGTGATTGGGCTATCCCCAAACAGTCTGTAATTACCTGGTTATGTATGCATAAGGCTCTGAATGTGCGTGCAAAACTGAAGAGGATAGGCTATACTGATGATGATAGCTGTGTGCTTTGTGGTAATGGAGTTGAAACACATGACCATTTATTTTTCTCCGTGAGTACAAAGTTATAA